The following coding sequences lie in one Spinacia oleracea cultivar Varoflay chromosome 1, BTI_SOV_V1, whole genome shotgun sequence genomic window:
- the LOC110805546 gene encoding uncharacterized protein has protein sequence MTPDDNVGSTTVSSWILSDGEGWDVQDLSEYLTGAEVNAIKQIPLAVSNHADLWRWKHTKNEEFSLRSAYHAETQRRSGSVETSMGEPQSQLCKKVWKAVVPDKVKNLVWRAINNGLSTMSKLARRGVPIQPVCPRCGEGEESVMHIFLSCNERSLIWRLSPTRLQGGEGDNNEFADWC, from the coding sequence ATGACACCTGATGACAATGTTGGCTCTACTACGGTTTCAAGTTGGATTCTGAGTGATGGAGAGGGGTGGGATGTGCAAGACCTTAGTGAATACTTGACTGGCGCGGAAGTTAATGCCATCAAACAAATCCCCCTTGCAGTAAGTAACCACGCTGACTTATGGAGATGGAAACATACGAAGAACGAAGAATTTAGTTTGCGGAGTGCTTACCATGCGGAGACCCAACGGAGGTCTGGTAGTGTGGAAACATCCATGGGGGAGCCACAAAGTCAACTATGCAAGAAGGTTTGGAAAGCAGTTGTACCTGATAAAGTTAAAAATCTAGTCTGGCGTGCAATCAATAATGGTTTGTCTACCATGAGCAAGCTAGCCCGAAGAGGGGTACCTATCCAACCTGTATGCCCCCGGTGCGGCGAAGGGGAGGAAAGTGTGATGCATATATTTTTGTCATGCAATGAGAGAAGCCTGATTTGGCGATTATCGCCTACTCGATTGCAAGGTGGTGAAGGTGACAACAATGAGTTCGCTGACTGGTGCTAG
- the LOC110805556 gene encoding uncharacterized protein isoform X1, whose translation MNNSMFRDVSSCNTYNYGDSLYWDARYIQEAGSFDWYQRYSALRPFVRKFVPTSSRILMVGCGNAVMSEDMVKDEYEEIMNIDISTVAIDMMRRKHAHIPQLKFSLSCPVDMQMDVRDMSVFPDDSFGSVIDKGTLDSLMCGTGASISASQMLGEVSRLLKPGGVYMLITYGDPNVRMPYLSRSVYNWKIELYIIPRPGFEGSAVASIKSSLEPIPMSENGDLPSDFALKDPDCHFIYICRKNPLKDE comes from the exons ATGAATAACTCCATGTTCAGAGACGTTTCGAGCTGCAACACATACAACTATGGCGATTCCCTGTACTGGGACGCTCGTTACATTCAAGAAGCTGGCTCTTTTGATTGGTACCAGCGTTACTCTGCTCTTCGCCCCTTTGTTCGCAAATTTGTTCCCACTTCTTCTCGTATTCTTATGGTTGGTTGTGGAAATGCCG TCATGTCGGAGGACATGGTGAAGGATGAATATGAGGAGATTATGAACATTGACATTTCAACAGTTGCCATTGACATGATGAGAAGGAAGCATGCACATATACCTCAACTGAAAT TTTCCTTATCTTGTCCTGTAGATATGCAGATGGATGTTAGAGATATGAGTGTTTTCCCAGACGATTCATTTGGCAGTGTTATTGATAAAG GGACTCTTGATTCTTTGATG TGCGGAACTGGAGCTTCAATAAGTGCTTCTCAGATGTTGGGTGAAGTCAGCAG GCTACTTAAGCCTGGTGGAGTATATATGTTG ATTACCTATGGTGATCCAAATGTGAGGATGCCTTATCTGAGCAGATCAGTATATAATTGGAAAATCGAACTGTATATTATAC CAAGACCCGGATTTGAAGGGTCAGCTGTCGCTTCCATTAAATCAAGCTTGGAACCCATCCCTATGTCTGAGAATGGTGATCTTCCATCTGACTTTGCCTTGAAAGATCCAGATTGTCACTTCATATATATCTGCAGAAAGAATCCTCTGAAAGATGAATGA
- the LOC110805556 gene encoding uncharacterized protein isoform X2 translates to MNNSMFRDVSSCNTYNYGDSLYWDARYIQEAGSFDWYQRYSALRPFVRKFVPTSSRILMVGCGNAVMSEDMVKDEYEEIMNIDISTVAIDMMRRKHAHIPQLKFSLSCPVDMQMDVRDMSVFPDDSFGSVIDKGTLDSLMCGTGASISASQMLGEVSRLLKPGGVYMLITYGDPNVRMPYLSRSVYNWKIELYIIQKELSEKWYSCVTSPPGARTTTAADTIDDGPDGQKEPRGMLTYSRHKKTN, encoded by the exons ATGAATAACTCCATGTTCAGAGACGTTTCGAGCTGCAACACATACAACTATGGCGATTCCCTGTACTGGGACGCTCGTTACATTCAAGAAGCTGGCTCTTTTGATTGGTACCAGCGTTACTCTGCTCTTCGCCCCTTTGTTCGCAAATTTGTTCCCACTTCTTCTCGTATTCTTATGGTTGGTTGTGGAAATGCCG TCATGTCGGAGGACATGGTGAAGGATGAATATGAGGAGATTATGAACATTGACATTTCAACAGTTGCCATTGACATGATGAGAAGGAAGCATGCACATATACCTCAACTGAAAT TTTCCTTATCTTGTCCTGTAGATATGCAGATGGATGTTAGAGATATGAGTGTTTTCCCAGACGATTCATTTGGCAGTGTTATTGATAAAG GGACTCTTGATTCTTTGATG TGCGGAACTGGAGCTTCAATAAGTGCTTCTCAGATGTTGGGTGAAGTCAGCAG GCTACTTAAGCCTGGTGGAGTATATATGTTG ATTACCTATGGTGATCCAAATGTGAGGATGCCTTATCTGAGCAGATCAGTATATAATTGGAAAATCGAACTGTATATTATAC AAAAGGAACTTTCCGAAAAATGGTACTCATGTGTAACAAGCCCACCGGGGGCGCGCACCACAACTGCAGCTGATACTATAGATGATGGTCCTGACGGGCAGAAAGAGCCACGTGGCATGCTAACATATAGCAGGCACAAGAAGACAAACTAG
- the LOC110805556 gene encoding uncharacterized protein isoform X3, with translation MNNSMFRDVSSCNTYNYGDSLYWDARYIQEAGSFDWYQRYSALRPFVRKFVPTSSRILMVGCGNAVMSEDMVKDEYEEIMNIDISTVAIDMMRRKHAHIPQLKYMQMDVRDMSVFPDDSFGSVIDKGTLDSLMCGTGASISASQMLGEVSRLLKPGGVYMLITYGDPNVRMPYLSRSVYNWKIELYIIPRPGFEGSAVASIKSSLEPIPMSENGDLPSDFALKDPDCHFIYICRKNPLKDE, from the exons ATGAATAACTCCATGTTCAGAGACGTTTCGAGCTGCAACACATACAACTATGGCGATTCCCTGTACTGGGACGCTCGTTACATTCAAGAAGCTGGCTCTTTTGATTGGTACCAGCGTTACTCTGCTCTTCGCCCCTTTGTTCGCAAATTTGTTCCCACTTCTTCTCGTATTCTTATGGTTGGTTGTGGAAATGCCG TCATGTCGGAGGACATGGTGAAGGATGAATATGAGGAGATTATGAACATTGACATTTCAACAGTTGCCATTGACATGATGAGAAGGAAGCATGCACATATACCTCAACTGAAAT ATATGCAGATGGATGTTAGAGATATGAGTGTTTTCCCAGACGATTCATTTGGCAGTGTTATTGATAAAG GGACTCTTGATTCTTTGATG TGCGGAACTGGAGCTTCAATAAGTGCTTCTCAGATGTTGGGTGAAGTCAGCAG GCTACTTAAGCCTGGTGGAGTATATATGTTG ATTACCTATGGTGATCCAAATGTGAGGATGCCTTATCTGAGCAGATCAGTATATAATTGGAAAATCGAACTGTATATTATAC CAAGACCCGGATTTGAAGGGTCAGCTGTCGCTTCCATTAAATCAAGCTTGGAACCCATCCCTATGTCTGAGAATGGTGATCTTCCATCTGACTTTGCCTTGAAAGATCCAGATTGTCACTTCATATATATCTGCAGAAAGAATCCTCTGAAAGATGAATGA